The sequence below is a genomic window from Saccopteryx leptura isolate mSacLep1 chromosome 10, mSacLep1_pri_phased_curated, whole genome shotgun sequence.
gtctgtgataattttattacgaTGTGtgttggagtaggtctgtttgggttaaggtaactccatgttctgtttgcttcttggattcaaggctctaattccacaggcttgggaacttCTCATAGATTATTTGTttgtgttctccattcctttttctctctcttcttctgacaTACCCAATATTCTTATGtgttttttttgatggagtcagacaattcctattttttttaaattcgtgggtttctctcttctctctgtagtaactctaattgcctgtcttctatgtcattaattctctatgtggcctgttctattagctaagcttcatttttcagttcatgtattttttcatctctggttcctttttatggtttcaatttccttggtgaagttttctttttgttcattaaattgttttttgaactctctaaattgcctttccgagctttcttgtatttcactatttttaggacttcaactttgaattctctatcatttaactacAAGATTTCcaagtaaattaaatttttttctagagatttttcatcatcgatctgagctacatctcttgtttttttgtatccatatttcatttctttttccttaatggtatttgagagtggtattgttaattacactaataagagataattaaaatataaaataaaattgaaaaatacagtgaaaaaatgaaaattctataatgataagtggaacaaaaaatacagagaacagggagcaggaactgaggaaaaatgacagagagaaaaaatgaagtaaaaaacaagcaaaatgccacaaagaaaaatatgagcccaaaatataataatttgatgataaatgatgatcgaatgagagaaaaattaaaaaaagaataaaaagagaaaggagaagaaatggaaagcgaggagagaaaaagaaaaggaaccccCCAAAAAGgaaaggtttctgaaatgaaaccctcacaaaaaaacatgaatgaaaaatataacaactatggataatgaagttcaaagggaaaaggaacaaagaaaaagaagataaaatgaccaaaatgaaaaaaatagttataaaaaggtACTTTTGTCCTGTTTTTGAGAgttaatttcttccctttttttccatcaggtggcactgtactacaagttttgcctctgtggggctcttgggcagaggtctgctggtGTGTCACTGTGGCATTgacataggctgggcctcagtccctttggtagtcagggcttgttagggctttaaGGCTCTAACAAGCcaatctcagttttccaggtgcctctccccacgtcACTCCCACCTGAGCTGGCAGCCTAGGGACTTAGCAGTgaggttgccccagccactgtctGCAGAGCAAGAGGTTCTAAGAAAAGACAGCACCGCTCAAAGAACAGTTCTTGGTGGGTAAGGCAGTGGCAACTAGAGCCACCAGCTAGAGcaagcagggctgggagctgattgtaTATCAAGAACCTTTCTATGGGCCCATGGGCAGGTCTAGCATGCCTCAGCGCACCATGGGTCTAATTTCCACGGGCTTCTCCCTCATACACTGTTTGGTAGCCCACAGTAAGCCATGTGTATGTCTATCTCCCACGACTCCAGCATTGCACACAGCATTGCACCCACCCACTCAGGCTCCcagtgcctgtgatctcagttAAAGCCATGAATGCACTCAGACACCTGCATTGGCCCACAGAGGTACCCAGCTCAGGCAGTCTCAGGCCAACAGTTTTGGCCCATGCGCGTGCCCAGTGCTGGTGATCATGGAGCCGGGAATGCACAAAGACACTGGCAACAGCCCACGCAGGTGCCTAGTGCTGATAATCTTGGGCTAAGTATTCAGCCCACGTGTGCACGAGCCACTCACACACCTCCAGTGACCGTGAAGCCGGGTATGCACAAAAATGCTGGCAGCAGCTAGCTCAAACGGGCACCTGGCACTGGCAATTCTAGGTTGAGCCTGCCGCCTGTACACACGCCTCTCATCCACGATCTCAGGCAGTGCTGGCACgttctttcttctgtttgaaCACCTACCCTgactcagctccttcccctctgcctcagACCTTCCACTTCCCTTGGCTCCAAACAAAAGCGCCCCTTCCTCATATCAGCGAAGAAAGCAAAATaccccattctctgtcttatttccttcagagtgggttatacATTTTAGCCACCTCTTTGCCCAATCATACccttgtctggtgtgtgtatatttcaggtgcttctGAGATACTttttctgtgtttagttgttgaatttgttgaaatttcaaggggagatctGGAATGtccctcatggcgccatttctctaacctccagtgtttttcaaatgtaaaatggagataagaaCTACTTCATACGGTTGTAAGGATGCAGAAATAATTAGAAGAATACTGGCaggtaagcattcaataaatactacCTGTTGTTAAGTCATTATTGAGTCCATATGTCTTCATACAGTACCTCTTGTTGCATAAAAACCTAACAAAAGGAAGATAACTCACATACAGTATACTGGTTCAAAATGCACTTTTTCAATTGGCAAAGCAAGGAACAGCATTCGCTTCTGAAAACCAGAAAGTGAAGTAGTGCCCAGAACTTCACTTGCTCGATCAAATACATAGAAACGGAACATAGGTCTCCCTACTCCCCAGCCCAGGGCACTTGGAAcagctttctcccttccctctctggcAGGAGCTGGCGCCCATCCCTGGGCCTCCGCTCCAAAGACTCCTGCTCATCTTGTAGGAAGAGGCACTGCTGCAGACTGGCCGGGTAAACACTACTCAGCGTGGTTCCCCAGGGGACCACCAACACACTGATGATGCTCGGTGGCCTCAGGGTGATCCAGAGCAAGTCCCAGATGTACACGGCTGGTGCGACGTCATCAGGCCACGCCACGGTCAATAACCACTGCGTCTCCGCTCTAGGAAGGCAGGAGCAGCTTTATCTCGGTGGTCCCTCTGCTAGAGCCTGGAGTTTTGGTGTCCAACCCAGGAACCCAGCGCCAGCGAGTCCACACACCCATATCAAAATGCCCCTTTCCTTGGTAAGGAGCTAAATAGAAGTTAGGGTGGTAGCAGACAAGGACCTCTTACTATGGGTTAATTCACAATGCTGGCTTCAACCTTCGTTTCATTCTCACCTGCCAGAAAACTGGCCTCCTGGCAGGAATACTGAACAACTTATTGCTTCGGTGTCTGTTCAACAATTGGCCAAAAGAACAAGAGCTCTGCTTTAGGCTTAAATCCCAGAATCTCACTGAGGGGACCTGAACAAATAGCCTTACCTCTGTGCGTGTCTCCTCACATAAACAGATGGTAATGGTACCAAATATcgtagggttgttgtgaagaatGAATGCACTTAATTCCTATACACTACCAAGAAAGTCTGGTGCTTAAAAAAAGGTTCAGTAAATGTTCGTCCCTGTCATATtcctcaaatcccagctccagccAGTCCCCGTGGTTCTGCATTGGCTTCTGTGACCTTTCCAGCATTCAGGCTAGCCTTTCCCCTTTTTGCAAAACTCCAAGATCTTggtttttattcagaaaatatttgcacatAAAGGCTCATCTGAACAGGTGTATTCCGAGGGTAAAGGCATGGGCAACAGGTCACCTGATCCATTTCTAAGCATTCCTACCAATCTGCAAGGTCAGGAAAGTAGGGCTTTGTACTTATAATCATATCCCTATTGTGCAGCAGCAGGCACAGAGGAAAtacttgaataaatgaatgagatgcAGCAGAGAAGTAACTTGCTCAATATTTCACACGGGCTGTTTTCCCAAAATGGAGTCCTTAATTTAGGAGCTGAAATCAGGTATGCAGATACCACAGACTGAGACCAGAACTAACCACTTTCATCTAAAAACACACCCTTTGTACAGTTCTTTGCTGACAAGCCGGGAAACAATATTGAGATTGCCTTTTTACCAGTGTCACCATCTCAGCACTTCTTTGAAATCAGATAGCAAGACCTTCTCTCCAGCCCTAATATCTCACAGGCCATAGTGCCTACGtctcttcatttttctgttaGGCTGCAAAGAATATCTAAATCAGCAGGCTCTGCAGTGTGGAAACTAACCCTGGCAggtaggtgggggtgggggtacccTTGGCAGAGCAGGTCACTAAAAACAGGAATATGACTCAAGGTGGAAAATGGGAAGGATGGACACGAAAATCACTTCACAAAACTAAAATGACAGCCCCCCTGTGACCAGCAGCTGAAGGGGAGTAAAATGGTAGCAACCTGAGATGAAAGCTAGATTTCTGCATTATGCAGGAAGCAGGTGAGGTCATAATGCAATATCACTTTGCACTCTCACTTATATGCCACAAGTTCTGGTTCTGAAGGGCAAAAATGTTCTTGATCTAACAGGCGCTCCTCCCATTCTCAGAATAGGGTAAGACTGGAGCCTTAAGTGGTCAATACACTTGTGTTATTTAAAGCATCATGGAGCAGAGGCACAACCAATAAAGAGAATCTGCAGAGAGAAAGTACACCAATTTCAATCTCACTTAACATGTCCTAGGTATGTGACCTTGGCAAGTCCAACCACCTCTTTTCCCTTTTGTGGTTTTGAGGATCCGATGTGGCCTCATCTCCTGTGTCTTTCTGAAGTCACTGATTAAATTTCCACACATTTTGAATAAACAACACATTCCAGTTCCTTATTATTCTAGAGCCAAAGTGCTTCCATGATGGAAACTCGAAGTTCAAGTGCTTTACTGCTGGGCCAGCGTCATCTAGCATCATTGCTCAGCTCCTGTGTCCTTCACGGGAGTTTCAGTGGACACAGCTATGCTTCTACATCTGCATACATTTCCCTCTTCCTACTGGCCCTGACAACAAATCTGAAAAAATCTTGTTAAACTGTGATAGGATATTTAAATGCCGAATTTGTAGCAAAACAAAAAGTCTGttacaaaatatttcttcttatgGGACCTTGGGATTAATACAACTCTACACTGTGTACCTTGGAGAAGGGTTCAGAATTACTGCTCCTTGCAAATAATTCATGGACACGCTCATGTACTCACCATTCCTCCTTTCTGTTAGAACCTGTGGACCTGAGTCACGTGTTGGCATGGAGGAATGTCTGAATCAATATATTTAGTTGaggtaaaagataaataaatatcacATGGCTCCTGGCCTGAAGGAGCTGACACTTTTGTGGGAACAGAAGTATTTGTAAACAAGCCATTACAATGTatataacatgaaaataaaatgacagaaaacactGAAATAGTTTAATAGGTGAGGTCAGAGACAGCATGAGGCAACGTTGCCTGAGCACATTTGCAACAAACAGAGCTTTCCAGTCAAGTGGAAGCAGGGAAGGTTTTCAAGGCAATAGGAACAGGGTGTGCAGAGGTGCCAAAGCAGAGCCCAGTGGTGATGGAGAACCACAGGAATGTGCAAGGCAGGGAATGGCAGCTGAGAGTGGTGCTTTGTGCATGGGCCACATGAGGGGCCTCTGCCACCTCTGGAAGGGGCTAGAACTTTATTCTGAGGGATTGGAGCTTCCTTAGTTGTCTTACAGAGACCATCCAGAAGAAATGGGAAAGATGGCCTCGCATGGTAAGAAACTTAAGAATGGTTAGAAAGTAGGAAAATCGTCTAGGAAATAAACTGAAAAGTAATAGCAGTGAAGATGGCTTCCAGCATATAGTGGTTGACTGGATGTGAAGACccaggaagaggagagactgagGGAAGGGGCCAATCCCTAGGTCTGGGGCCAAGCTGGATGATTGTGCACAGAGTGGGCTGGCAACTGAGAGAAACTCAGAACTATCTGCAAGTATGAGAATATGGAATGAGGACTGTGCAAATCCCTTTTTCAGGGATTTGAAAAAGAGTTAATCATTTCTAAAACACTTTCCAAATTTAGCCCATGAGAAGTGTTTTCCTAGAAATTCCTAATCGGCAGGTAAGggtaaatatccagaaaaaagATAAGCCCAATAAATATAGAAACATCTAACAAATCTACGTCATAGCCATCAATGGCATAATCACATGAAACCTAGCCCTCCCAGCCACAGTGATCAACTCTCTCTTAAGGTCTGGGACAGCAGCCCCCACTGCAGCCAACCTCAGAGGCTGTCTCCCTCTTCACTAATGCTCTCTCACATACAGGGCAAACAACGAGTCCCATTTTGTTTGCACACTCGATCTCATTGGTCCCTCTCCCCCAGTCCCTGTGAACCAGTGACCCACGTGAATGTACAAGGGACAGGTGAATACCTCAGTCCAAGGCAGAAGCGTATAAATGCTCAATTACATGCAGGTTTCCTGTCCTGTGGCCTTTTATGACCCCAGCCCAGCACAGGCCACTTTCAAACTGGGTGAGCCTCTATTCTACAGGGACAGAGGCTGGACCGTCCTCTTCATGGCCCTCTGAGCAAATATGATTCCACAAACTGATTATCATTCAAGTCTCTCTTGACCTCCTATTTCTTTCTCCAGCTTAAAAGGATCAGGAAAAACCTCCTTTACCAACATAACTGTAGAGCGCATCCCAGTTCTTGCCCCATATCCCCTTAATGCGAAGTGAACAAGGACTGTGCCCCTTTACAGACCGCTCCCAGAGTGGGCAGGCTCCCGCGGCAGCGCGGTGGGAGCTGCCTCGGCCCCTAGAGGCCGCCACCTCCACAGTACCGGTCAGTGACCCCACATGACAGTTCGGGAAAGTGGGGCAGGAGTGTGCTAAGGGGAACACGAGACCTCAACGGAGACAAATGGAAGAGAGGGTAGCGAGCAGCAAGGATTTAGTAGAGAAGCGGGGACTTCCTGTCTGCCCCGGACTCCCAGTCACGTGGAGTAGGCTCTACATTTCTGGAAATACTCTTCTGAGTGCTGCATAAACGGCTGCTCCGTGCTTCCCTCCAGGAACTCGGCCCGCCCTGCTCTCCTCAGCCAGATTCCTGGCCACTATTTCTTGAGAAACTGCCATAACCTAACGTCAGATTCATTCACCACTGTGAAGTTTCTGATGTCTGAAAAGGACTGAACTGTGTCTGAAGAATTTTCCACATTCAATGCATTCATAAGGCTTCTCGCCAGTGTGAATCCTGTAATGTTCACTCAGGTGAGCGTACTTGCGGAAGGTCTTCTCACACTCACTGCACTTATAGAGCTTCTCTCCGGTGTGAGTCCTGTGGTGCTCAGTCAGAGAGGAGCTGTGAGCAAAGGCTTTCCCGCATTCTTTGCATTtatagggcttctctccagtatgaattctcatATGCTGAGTGAGGCAGGTATTCTGATTGAAGCCCTTCCCACACTCATTGCACTTATAGGGCTTTTCTCCGGTGTGACTTCTCTGATGCCGAATAAGGCAAATGCTCTGAATGAAGGCTTTGCCGCATTCGCTGCACTTGTAGGGTCTTTCCcctgtatgaattctctgatgtttaGTGAGCGGGGTACTCTGagtaaaggctttgccacactcCTTACATTTATacggtttctctccagtgtggatCCGCAGGTGTTTAATGAGGGACGGACTCTGACAAAAGGCTTTGCCGCATTCCTTACATTgatagggtttctctccagtatgaattctctgatgctgAGAGAGATTTGCCTTTGTTTGGAAGGTTTTCCCACATTCATTACACTTATGGGGTTTCTGCCCcatgtgaattctctgatgctgTGTCAGATTTGAGTGTTTGCGAAAACAGGAGCCACATTCATTGCATAAATAAGGTTTCTCAccagtgtgaattctctgatgatgAATGAGGTGTGTATTCTGATTGAATGTCTTCCCACATCTGCTACATTTGTAAGGTTTCTCGCCAGTGTGAACTCTCTGGTGTTCGGTGAGATGTGAATGATTGCGGAAGGAATTCCCACAGTCTTTACACGTATAAGGTTTCTCCCCAGTGTGGATTCTGTGGTGCTGAGTAAGAAATGATCGACACCGAAATGCTTTCCCACATTGCTCACATCCGTATGGTTTCActccagtgtgaattctctgatgctgAACAAGGAATGAACTACgactaaaggctttcccacactcctCACAGGCATAGGGTctctctccagtatgagttcTCTGATGCTGGGTAAGGGATGAGCTCTGAGTAAAAGCTTTTCCACATTCGTTACATTTCCAAGACTTTGTCCGTGTGGAGAGGGTTGAGCATTTACTTTGGCCTGAAATGTCATTGGTGTGTACGCTACTTGTCTCCCACTGATGGAGACTCTCTTCTCTAGAAACCCTGAGATGTGTAACAAGGCTTGAGGTCAAAAGCAAACTTTTCTCAAAATTATATTCTTGGCTAATCATTTCAGGAGGTGCTTCCTTGTGGAAGAAAGTTATTTGCCCAAAGTCTCCTTGCCGGAAAAAGCATGGCCCAGGAGTCTCTCTGGGAGAGTTTCCCTTCACGCTCTCACATGCATACTTTTCTTCAAGCGTAGAATCCTGGGGTTTATCCTCTTGGAATCTCTTTCTTACTATTCGTGGTGAATCCATTTCAGAGACATCCTGCTCTGGAGCAAGCTTATTCACCCAACCTGAAAGAAACcatcagaataaataaataccactTACATATGACAAAGTGGAGACCCCTGAAGTTCTGGGACCTAACTTTCCAGGTCTCAGGAAGGACCAATAATAGCAAGTGGGAGGGGAAATTCAAAGCTTCAAGTGGTGGGACAGATGTGCATCAGGATCAGGTGATCATATTAATGAGGAACCCCGTGGAAAGGGCGTCTACAGTCACCCAGAGAGTGAAAGGACCTGCAACAAGGGAGATAAGGGGAAAACAACAATAGGCTAAAGACTAGGGCAGGACAAGAATCATGGATGGTTTCTATTCCAAGAATGAAAGATAGTGAGAGAATATAAAAGGGCAAACGCTGGAACTGAGAGAGATACAATGAGTATGGGAGTGGGGGAAGCTAACCCCAAGA
It includes:
- the LOC136382159 gene encoding zinc finger protein 502 isoform X4, giving the protein MDSPRIVRKRFQEDKPQDSTLEEKYACESVKGNSPRETPGPCFFRQGDFGQITFFHKEAPPEMISQEYNFEKSLLLTSSLVTHLRVSREESLHQWETSSVHTNDISGQSKCSTLSTRTKSWKCNECGKAFTQSSSLTQHQRTHTGERPYACEECGKAFSRSSFLVQHQRIHTGVKPYGCEQCGKAFRCRSFLTQHHRIHTGEKPYTCKDCGNSFRNHSHLTEHQRVHTGEKPYKCSRCGKTFNQNTHLIHHQRIHTGEKPYLCNECGSCFRKHSNLTQHQRIHMGQKPHKCNECGKTFQTKANLSQHQRIHTGEKPYQCKECGKAFCQSPSLIKHLRIHTGEKPYKCKECGKAFTQSTPLTKHQRIHTGERPYKCSECGKAFIQSICLIRHQRSHTGEKPYKCNECGKGFNQNTCLTQHMRIHTGEKPYKCKECGKAFAHSSSLTEHHRTHTGEKLYKCSECEKTFRKYAHLSEHYRIHTGEKPYECIECGKFFRHSSVLFRHQKLHSGE
- the LOC136382159 gene encoding zinc finger protein 502 isoform X2, with amino-acid sequence MLNMQGAEEREIGREICSGWVNKLAPEQDVSEMDSPRIVRKRFQEDKPQDSTLEEKYACESVKGNSPRETPGPCFFRQGDFGQITFFHKEAPPEMISQEYNFEKSLLLTSSLVTHLRVSREESLHQWETSSVHTNDISGQSKCSTLSTRTKSWKCNECGKAFTQSSSLTQHQRTHTGERPYACEECGKAFSRSSFLVQHQRIHTGVKPYGCEQCGKAFRCRSFLTQHHRIHTGEKPYTCKDCGNSFRNHSHLTEHQRVHTGEKPYKCSRCGKTFNQNTHLIHHQRIHTGEKPYLCNECGSCFRKHSNLTQHQRIHMGQKPHKCNECGKTFQTKANLSQHQRIHTGEKPYQCKECGKAFCQSPSLIKHLRIHTGEKPYKCKECGKAFTQSTPLTKHQRIHTGERPYKCSECGKAFIQSICLIRHQRSHTGEKPYKCNECGKGFNQNTCLTQHMRIHTGEKPYKCKECGKAFAHSSSLTEHHRTHTGEKLYKCSECEKTFRKYAHLSEHYRIHTGEKPYECIECGKFFRHSSVLFRHQKLHSGE